GCTTTAACTGTCTTTTTCTCCTCCCTTCCAAAAACCCCTGTGTATGGTATCAGACGAATTATCTTATCTTTTTATGTGTGCGCATTTCTCACCACGCTGTTTAATGTCGTAAAGGAAGTAAATCAAGAATAAAAGTTATCGAGAAGAAACAGCAGTTTGTATTTGTTAATTTAactcaacaggttatgggcccaggatTGACGAAGGTATATTCTGATAATAATATAACCAAAGCTGTGTAATCAAATCTAACCAAAGCTGTACATCAATTCTTTAAAACAGAATCAAAGATGGCTTCCGTAAACTTTTCAGCGAAAGATATTTCTCACATCACAAAATTTGATGGGAAGAACTTCAGCTTTTGGAAGTCTAGAATAAGTCTAGTTCTTGAAAGCTATGAGCTACTGGATGTCGTAGATGGATCAGAAGTAAAACCAACACCCATCGTAATCCTAGCTGACAACTCAAATGCTGCAATTGTTACTGCTCGAGCCACAATCATCAAGCAATGGAAGAAACATGATGTTACAGCTCGTAACCTCATTCTGTCTTCCCTTGATGACAAATGTCAACTGACTGTAATAGGATGTCCAACCGCAAACCAAATGTGGAATCGCCTTAAATCTCAATTCGAACTCacttcaaaagaaaacagCCACATGCTGCTTGAAAGTTTCATGAGTTACAAGTACGAATCAGGACACGATGTTATGAGACACATCTCCACGATTGAAGCACTTGCAAGACAACTAAATGAGATTGGCTCACCTATCTCAGAAGGTCTTATAATGACAAAAATTATCATGACATTGCCATCAAACTACAGGTCATTCTTAAGTGCGTGGAACAATTGTGACGAGAAGAACAAGACTCTTAAATTGCTAGAAGTGCGACTACTAGCCGAAGAGAACATGGACAAAATGGCTGGTCTAAACGTCAGTGGCCAAGACGACGCAGCACTATGGGCAGCCAACAGAAAATCCAAATGGCAGCCAACAACTGAACCAAAAGGACACCATAATGGTGCAAAAGGAGGCAGCGGTGATACGAGGAAGCCTCAATGTGGATTCTGTACAAAACTGAACCACAGATCGTCTCACCACGAAGACAGTTGttggagaaaagaaatgtatgaaaaaggaaaacgtgATGCCAATGGAGAGACAGCCCTTGCAGCCGAGTccgtccaaaagaaaaagccggTTCCTAAAGAAGtctcgaaaaagaaattctacgATGGTGACTATGCCTATCGCTCAACCATCTTTGATTGTGATGATGACGAATGGTATGTGGATTCCGGAGCAACCCAGCACATGACTGATCAGAGATCAGTATTCAACTCATTCAAACCTATTCCACCTGGAACGCGTGCCATCAAAGGCATAGGAAAAGACAACCTCCCAGTATTTGCGCTAGGCATTGGAGACATTAGAGTCAGAACAAGAGTTGATGGTGTCTGGCATGACGGTATTATTCAAGATGCTCTATTTGCTCCAAATCTAGGAGGAAGTCTCTTCTCTCTGTCAGCAGCCACTGAACGTGGAGTTAAAGCGATCTTTGAAGATTCCCACGTGACCCTCATGAAGAATCACAAGACTATTGCAACCGCATCTCGGGTTAGTCAAAAGCTTTATCTTATGGACATGGAGTCGATTCCACCAAGAAATTAAGATGCTCATGAAGACAGAGACCTCGTGGCAAAGCAAGCATCACTTCAAATATGGCACGAGCGCCTTGGTCACGTAAGTCACAATACAATCAAGAAAATGTCTAAAGCAGATATGGCAGGTGGTCTACTCATCGACAAGAGCGTTATCTTCCCCGAGCTCTGTGAGGGTTGTGTAATGGGAAAACAACACCGACTTGCCTGTCCAACTGATGGAAGAAACCGAGCTGGAAAAATTGGAGAATTGATCCACACCGATGTTTGTGGACCAATGAACACAGCTTCTCTTGCAGGATCGTACTATTTCTTAACATTCCGTGATGACTTCACTGGATATGGCGTCGTCAACTTTATGAAGAGGAAATCAGAAACCTTCAATCATCTGAAAAACTATGTTGCCAACTAGAAAATGAGACAGAACATTTCATCATCACGCTTCGATCGGACAATGGTGGGGAATATTTCAGTAATGAATCTAAAGCATGGTTACAGAGCAAAGGCATCCGCCACGAAAGCAGTACACCGAAGACCCCTGAACAAAATGGAGTAGCTGAAAGGTATAATCGCACTATACTAGAGTCTCTTCGATGCATGCTCCACTCATCTAATCTAGGACTTGAACTTTGGGCTGAAGCGACAGCCTGTGCAGTgtatcttctcaatcaagttCTCTGCTCTGCAATGGAAACCATGACTCCGTATGAAGGGTGGCATGGGCGAAAATCCAACCTGACCCATCTACGAATCTTTGGAAGCACTGCCCACATGCACATCCCAAAAGACGAACGATCTAAACTTGACtcgaaaagtctgaaatgcaGGTTCATTGGTTACTGTGAAACTCAGAAAGCGTTCCGGCTGTTTGATCCATTGTCGAAGAAAGTTAAAATCTCCACAGATGTCATCTTTAGGGAAGAGTCTGGGCATGCTCAGGATCCCGAATGCTGACCTATGAAAACTGTATCTGATCTATTGTCAGAAACTGATTGGGAAGACGCAGTGGATGACAGTTTGAAAACGATTGCTGAGTCTAACACTGAGATGGTCCCTAACGACAATGGAACTATGGATGAAAACTTGAACCCCATTGACGAAGATCAGGATCCCTTCCACGGATTTGAATCACCTGGAGCGGCACCTCATAGCCAAGATATGGAACAGATCCATGAGTCCCCACTTCATCTCAGACCAAAAAGAATTAGTAAGCAACCGAAGCGACTCATCGAAGACCCAAATTTTCTGAGTATCTGTGACAGTGCGCTCATCAGTAGTGATTTCGTTGAACCAACTTCGTACCAAGAAGCGTCCTTATCTCCACAAGCTGAAGAATGGAAAACTGCTATGCAAGAAGAAATTGATTCCCTTGCTACTCATGGAACTTGGCGCCTGGAAAAACTTCCGGATGACAGACGCACAATCCAGAACAAATGGGTATACAAAGTCAAGCGCGATGCCGAAGGAAACTCAACCCGATTTAAAGCCCGACTGGTGGCAAAGGGTTTTTCTCAACGAGAAGGAATCGACTACGGTGAAACCTTTGCTCCAGTTGTCCGGCATGAGTCAGTGCGAACAATATTCGCGGTAGTAGCAGCACGCGACCTTGAAATAATGCAACTGGACGTGAAAACTGCGTTCTTATACGGTGATCTTATTGAAGAAATTTATATGGATCAGCCTGAAGGTTTCCGCTCACTCAGTCAACCTACAGATGTCTGCAGGCTGCAGAAAAGCCTCTATGGCCTTAAACAAGCCTCCCGTTCATGGAACGAAACGTTTGATGGCTTTCTGGTCAAATTTGGATTTATTCGGAGCAATGCCGATTCATGTGTGTATTTTCGCGAGAACGATAATGGAGTCCTCATCCTGGCCATTTGGGTCGACGATGGCCTGCTTTGTGGAACCAGCAAACAAATGCTAGCAGAAGTCGTAAACTACTTGCGTGACCAACTAGAGATAACATCTGAAGCTGCAAATCATTTCATTGGCTTAAAGATTGAAAGAAACCGACCATCACTGGCCATTACTCTATCTCAAGAGCAGTACGTTCTTCGGATGCTTGATCGATTTGGAATGACGAACTGCAACTCAAAAACTGTTCCAGCTGACCCTTTCACGGATCTCATGGCTATTGATCTTCAAAGTGAAGGTTCACAAGAATTCGACCAATCAATCTACCGAGAAGCAGTGGGGAGCATTATGTATCTTATGGTCTGTACCCGGCCATATATAGCCTTCGCCGTTGGAAAAGTTGCTCAACACTGCAACAAACCAAAGATGGCCCATTGGACCGCCGTTAAAAGAATCATGGCATACTTAAAAGGAACTGCAAGCCATGGGATCTCGTATCACACCACTGGATCCCCCGATCTACTGCTATCCTACTCTGACTCTGACTACGCAGGAGACCTGCAATCACGACGCTCGACTTCTGGCTACTTAATGATGTTCCATGGTGGCCCAATTACTTGGGCCAGTCGTCGGCAGTCGTGCGTATCATTGTCGACTACTGAGGCAGAATATGTCGCGATGTGTGAAGCAACTAAAGAAGTGACCTGGATGCGAAGACTCCTAAGCAGTATTGGTGCCACACAACTCAACCCTACCAAATTTCTGTGTGACAACCAAGGCGTCATTACTAAAAATAGCCAGAACTAAAAACATAGATGTGAAGTTCCACTATATCCGAGAGCAATATCAAAACCAAATCATTGCGGTCGACTACGTTGGAACTAAAGACCAGTTGGCCGATGTCCTTACCAAGGGACTGGGTGGACCAGTTTTTCAAGATATGCGAAAGAAGATTTGAGTCACAGAAATCTCGGTCTGAGTGGGGATGttgaagaaacctttttctccAGCCCTCGTTTCCTCATTCTGGCAACTCTGCTTTAACTGTCTTTTTCTCCTCCCTTCCAAAAACCCCTGTGTCTGGTATCAGACGAATTCTCTTATCTTTCTATGTGTGCGCATTTCTCGCCACGCTGTTTAATGTCGTAAAGGAAGTAAATCAAGAATAAAAGTTATCGAGAAGAAACAGCAGTTTGTATTTGTTAATTTAACTCAACATCAAGCGCGGGTGTGTAAGAACCCAAGTCAGCTGGCCATCTACCAAAATATCATCAGTGACCAGTTGAATCGAGGTTTTATCGAAAAGGTCCCGCCGGGAGAAATTTACAAACGTGGTTGTCACTATATCCCTcactttgccatcgaaaaagattCAGCGATCACACCGCTTCGGATAGTGTACGACTGTTCTTGTAAGGCAACAGCAGGCGTCAGTCTAAATGATTGCCTTGAAACAGGACCACCTCTTCAGTACGACATGTTGGAGATTCTACTACGTTTTCGTGTCCATTGAGTCGGTCTTTCCGTGGACATCAAAAAAGCCTTTCTAAAGTCTTCCTGCACGTGTCGGACCGTGATTTCATCCGCTTTATGTAGACCAGTGATATCAGAGATTCCGATGCAGAGCTAAAGGGTATCGCTTCAAACTTCAAAGTCATTCCGTTCGGAGCCAGCTGTTCTCCATTTATTCTCCTATCAGTCATCAAACATCACTTACAGTCTTTGCCGTCGCCCAAGCAGTTAATATGGATCTCAACATCTATTTCGAAAATCTTATTTCAGGATGTTACTCAACGGAGGAAGCAGATATGCTGTGTCAAATTCCATTCTCAACAAAGCCGGACTGAATCTTAATCTTGGTGTTGCAGTGATCAAGCTATCAATGTCCGTGCTGCTGAAGATGGTTTAGCCGATCCTTCCACCAGCTCCAAGATACTGGGTCTAAACTGGGATCGTTCTATATCGACTCGCTATTCCTTCCCGTTCTGGTTTTCCACCTTCAGCCACGCTACAACAACAAAGCGTGATATTCCTCACAGTGGCATTTCCAGAGTTTTCGATCCCATGGGATTCTTCGCTCCTCTCACAATCGCAACAAAAATTCTAAACCAAGAGCTCTCGAAAGAGAAGTTCGACTGGGACGATCCACTTCCTCAAAAGTTCCGTGAACGTTTTAGTAGAATCGCAGCTGACGTTGACAATTATCATCGAGTCGTCTTCCGCTGTTATCTTGGACGTCACTACGACCTTCAGAATTTGCATCTCTTCGTGGACGCCAATCCACACGTGTTTGGAGCCATAGCTTATTTTTGCAACCTGGATCGTTTCACCTTCGGTCTCTCCAAATCAAGAGTCGCTCCATTGTTAATCCAGGGAGGAGTATAGAGGAGAAAGCAGTCCTTTCCCGCGCTGTAAGGGATAGTGGTCCGAGGAGTGGAAGCCGCCCGCCAGTTGGCAGCACAATGAGGTAGAGAGGCAGTTTTTAGCCGTTTCCCCATAAGCTTCTGTGGAACAGCCGACTACCCGTCGATGATTTTGTTAAATAGCAGGGGTTGTAtgcattatttttgaaaaacacttctaacaaaaagtaatcagaattaaatttccgatttttttaagtattttttttttacataaaaaaatcggaaatttAATTCTTCAGCTTTTGTGTCTCAACACGATCTTTTTATCAACGACGACGATATCATTTGCTGTAAAGGCCGTCTCCAGCACTCTAGAATCAAATCCAGTGCAAAGCAtccgtttcttcttccaaaatcCTGCGACTTGACTCCTTTGATAATTCTTTATCATCACAAACGGATGTTCCACTTCGGCGTCGACGCCACCTGTTCCAGTCTCCGTCAACGGTATTGGATTCCATCCATCAACCAACTTGTACGATCCATTTTATGCAGCTGCGCAACTTGTCGTCGAGTGAGTGTGAAACCCTAAAGAGCCCAAAATCACGCTCCGCTAACAGCATTCCGAGTTAGCGATACCCCCACTTTCACCGTTGTTGGAGTCGATTACACCAATGCCTACAAAATTCGAAGTCTTTCTCCAAAAGATGCTCAAAaggcttatatttttttaatcacgtgCGCCAGCACCCGAATAATTCATCTTGAATTGGTTGAGGATCTTTTAGCTCATTGTTTCCTACTCGCCTTTCGTCAATTCGTGTCTCATCATTCTTTGCTGTCGATGGTCATCTCTGGCAACGCGATAAATTCGAATGTGGCGCTTATGTCATCACGAAGAAATCGTCAAGATTGGCTACGTTGTTCCCCTACACGATGAGTCTCCTCGTCATCATTGGAAGTTGGCGGTaattgaaaactaaattttaaaaaaatgatggctACGTCAGAGAAGCTGAAATCCGGACAGCTTCCAAAAAAACCAGCCGACCAATTCCGAACTTGGAGGTTTCGGACTCAACCGAAACTATTGATATCCAGCAACCTATCGATTCTTCGCTGGAACAGATCCAGCCCATCAGTACGTCCCGTTCGTCGAACTGCAGCAAAGGCGAATCAACTCATCAAGCAGATGACCATGGACGAACCAGAAGAAGATTGATTTCCGCCGGCCCGGGAAAATGTCGAAATTCATGTTTCACATTTCATCATCTCGAtgactcttctctttttgttcaCCCTTCCTGTCCCGATGTTCGCAAATCAAATTTACGAcaataaaaagggaagaaaagcaaagaaaagtgaaaaaaggaaaacaaaaatgaaatttacaatACAGGCTAAAAGAAGGTCGCACGCGAACGACTACTCACCCTCCtctagggctgtggcccggagGTATTtggacagtttttttttacatgggTTACCTAGatggtttttttaaacacgGGTTTGAGCGGGTTGGGCCAACAGCGTAAATGGGTCCGCCCCGGGTCGCCCCACGAATCACAAGAAACTTACCGTCCGGGTCACGGCCCGGGTAAAAATTGGgtcaaacacactttttttttacaaactttaaaaaatttcctaaatttcttaattattttcttccaACAGTGACACGTCAATGATGTCTTCTGAACACCCCTGAACGCTCTTTTCTACCACTTCTTTTATCCTACTTTTACGAAATTCTCGTTGAGCATTTGGCGGCAATATTTTTAGGTCTTTCTCGAGGCCTCAGGCATATTGAATAACAAGCTTCTCtatgtgactactagatggcgccaccacTCGGGTTGGCCCGAGGACCCGCGGGTTCAACCCGTCGCCCGCCCcgtacaaaaattgcctcggtGGGttgatattttttggggttctttttttctttaacccgAACAGTGGCCCGGGTTTTCATggcccgggccacagccctaccCTCCTCCCCATCCCTACTCTTACTCTTACCCTACAtacccttttattttcgcttgaaggaaagcctatctcaaaagtaaaagaggaaaaaaaagcaaggaaaaaagtatactaacaaaataaaaagcaaattTGAGTTGCGATCCCCTTGATTTTGGATGTTGAACGCCAAACCTCATAAATGACGCCACAAtttcctccaacatgaaatcAGCGAAAAGGATGTGGTTGTAGGCCTAACTGCCGTCGTGCAAACATAACCTTGATCAGTTGATCGCCTTTTCATTCAGCGTCGAATACTCGTGGAGAGTCAACGGCGTATGTTTTtgttgacttttcttttctgtcctCTTACCTGATTGAATACCCGTAATTTCAACAAATATTTTAGATAAAGCTAATATAACAAAGTGGGCCTGAATGACttggaaagaaaacatttgGGCACAAATTTGGTCGGCATTCAGTCCTGAACGTTAAGGCCTGAATGTCGGACACCCTGATGGCCAATGTTCTGGTAGAGGTGGGGGATAtagtagggtggtgtcatgTCGACATGCCGAGCATACCATAAACTTTGATTAACGCAGCTAGTTTGTTTAGgcatttttaaagttattattgttttattattcatcTCCAGTTTACCTCCACTTCATCTATTCTATATCGTTGCGTGCAAAATGGGCATAACTTTGTCTTTGATTAACGCAGCTAGTTTATTTAGccattttaaaagttattattGTTCATCTCTCCAATTTACCTCCACTTCATCTGTTCTATATCGTTGCGTGCAAAATGTGTTCTTCCAAGAGGTGACGGCACCAACTCTAAACATTTCAGCTCCGGCATGAGCTATCATGGCCCCGTTGTCTATACAAAATCTTTCATCCGTTGCAAAAAccttaaaagaaaacagaaaagccATGAACAAAATTTGTTGTGATAAAATTACACAATGATTCAACAAACCTTAGCTCCTCGTTCCTTGCACATTTCAGACATCATTTCTTGAAGTCGAAGATTACCTAAAAACAAATCCTTAGATGACAAGaataatataaagaaaatgaaacctaCATCCAACGCCACCGCAAATCAACACTTCTTGCGATCCACAATGCGCCATTGCTCTCTCGGTTGTTTCAACAAGCTATAAATGtacataaaaaagaaacggaagtattcaattggaaattaaatgtaattttagTTGCAATGATTTTGGCATGTGTACCATAGCAAAAACAGTTTCTTGCAGTGAAAAACATAGATCTTCTATAGAATATTCTTGTAAAGTTGCAGCAAAATCTTCAATGTGTGTCAAGACTCCAGAAAAAGACATGTCCATCCCTTTGACAATGTATGGCAATGGGACataaattttcccattttttgccAACTGCTCAATATTGTGCCCAGGGCTTGGATAATTTGACAATTTAAGAATTCTGGCAAATCTATCCAAGCAATTCCCAACTGCAATGTCTATTGTTTCCCCAAATATTCTATAACGTTTCTGGGAGTATGCAATAATTTGAGTATTCCCTCCACTAACATAGAGAACAATAGGATTTTTTGCGCTTGTGATTAATCTTGCCATTTCTATGTCTGCAATAAATGGAATGATATTTGAGTCCAACTAAAATTAGcaatataaaatttaagaattaAGTACGCCCGATGCAATGATTGACACCAATAATTGGCTTTCTCCATAATTGTGAAATTGTTCTTGCAAACACAGCTACAGACACCAAAGGAGCTCCTAAGCCAGGTCCTTTGGTGTAACACACCACATCAATTTCTTCTGGATGAATCTGAATtataaatgatttatttttttggaagtGAAATACGAGTTTCTCACAGTCTAATTAAAATGTATCAAACCTTAGCTTCATCCAAAGCTTCTTTCAGTAAGAGGACAATATTTGACTGATGATGAATTGCAGTATCAACAGGTTTAAAACCTATAATAAATGtcataagttaaaaaaaaacaatacgcattatttttcgtgtttagAACTTTTGATGTAATGAAACCTTCTCCAGGTGGTGTAATAAATGTTCTCCTGGGATTTGCTAAAACAATTCCATCTTGAATTATTCCAATACCCAATTTATTTGCACTACCTTCAAAACCTATCGAAACAACCATATTTCAATGAATATTTATAATATGGAACCTCAGACTAGtgcaactttaaaaaaatgactaCAATCGTCGCAAGAGCGTGTCAGATCATCAGAACAGAAGCTGATGTATAGTTATTAGTTAGAGTAGTCCATGTGTACAGAGAGTCAGAGAGTACAGACAGAGTCAGAGCAGTCAGCAGACGACAGCGCTCCAATGTTCCATTTAATAAATCATCGTGAAAAATTCTTAATGTCCCGGAAAGTAAAATCAGAAACCaaccgaaatttaaaaaaaaaactagcaaAAACTTGCGACTTGCAAATCACTtcgaaaaaaccaacaaaactcTTGACACAGTGACACAGTGCTGCACTGGACCGCGgtaaagagagagaatggGAATTATATTTGGCGATTTTTTATGTAGTCCTTTAgcgtaattttttgaaacaattcCCATTTTACTATTTTAGTAGTAAACCCAACCCGTGCCAGACCCGTGCACACAGCACGCTAGTGGGTGTGCTCAGTAATACGGAAACGGAATATGAATCTTTTATAGCCCTTTCCGATAATGAAAGAAAACGATAGTGAaagatttatttcatattattCGTCACGAATCAACTATTCGATAgtaacaaatgaaataaacaaatgaaatattttttctctttttcccaattttttttctttgtcaagGAGGGTGGGTTTAGTTAAAATGGGCATGGCATGGCATGTCTTAAAATGTATTGTATATTTGAGTATTTGTATTGAAAGTAATAGGACTGTAGGAGTAGGACtctggaaatttgaaattattctaTGCATTTTGCTATTCTACGCATTGTGGAACCAGCAGGAGGTAGTACCAGTGTGGCGACATGTCGCTCTTGTCTCTTGGCGCTTAATTTAAAACAACGAAAAtatgatattttaaattttacgttaCCGacgaaaagtttatttttttgacaaCTAGATGGTTTCCGACTTTGCGTGGCTTTACTTGGAGGAAGAGAAATGgaggacaagaaaagaaagtaaaatCGGCTTCATTTTCCCAACACGGCGGTCTGATTTGGCCATATTTTGGCTGACAAAAGTGACAATTGATAACATGTCTGTGAGACCGATCACTTTCGTCACCggaaatataaagaaattaGAAGAAGTAACAGCCATTCTAGGATCCAACTCTTTAATTAATGTATTGTTTTATGTCAAAAGTTTTGTGGGTAGATCATGTACTGACAAATGTGTTCAATGATTTTAATTGCATGTTAAAGGTGGTAAGACAAAACATAGATTTGCCAGAATACCAAGGGGAGAACCCAGAATAtattgtgaaagaaaaatgtcttgCTGCCTTAAAATTGATTAATGGGCCAACTCTTGTGGAAGATACATGTCTTTGCTTCAATGCCCTTCAAGGGTTGCCAGGTACATAAATAAAGGCTAGTTtaagttttcctattttcattCATTATGACTAATATTGTTTTTGATAGGACAATTTGTCATTATGATGTAATACATTATACTATATGAATATATTAATATTCACCTTTGTTCTTGAGGCAGTCAGGCCCATTTTGCCAGGCATATAATAGGGGCATATGCCCAAATGGCAAAATGGGCCTGACGGCCTCAAGAAGAGCCCGACGGCCTCAAGAACGGCCTAACGACTTCAAAGAACGAACGTTTTGTTttcataatatatttttttttttataggacCATATGTCAAATGGTTCCTTGCTAAAATTGGACCTGCTGGTCTAACAGACCTTTTGTCCAGATGGGAAGATAAATCTGCATATGCATTGTGCTTATTTGCTTACTCTGAAGGAGTTGGGGAGGAAATCCATATTTTCAGTGGGCGTACAGAAGGTGTAATAGTAACTCCAAGGGGCCCACAGGATTTTGGTTGGGATGTGAGCtgaaaatgttaaattatgtaatatatatttattctttAATTGCTTTTTTCTACATTTGGTCAGGCTTGTTTCCAGCCAACTGGATTTGCTTTAACTTACGCTGAAATggagaaaacaattaaaaactcCATATCGCATCGGCGTCGAGCACTTGAAGCTATGAAACTTTATTTTAGCAATAAGTCTTCATGAAATAGGAAGATatgttcaataaatttgttttttccttccagaagcaatatatttttttttttcactttggaTTGAAGACATATTTTGCCTAGATGGTACAATCTTGACAGTCCCATAATATTAAGTGAATGGTAAACTTACAGAGAACctaacaatcaaaaaagaaacattggaAAGCATCTTTTGAGACAATGAATGGTAAAatagcaaggaaaaaaatgcaagttTTAAATGAACAAATCAGCTGTTAAGCATATCCCATGCTTCTTCTTCAGCAGTTTTGGTTTTAACTGCAGTGACAGCAGGAGAGGAAGTCTTCTTAGcagcatttgttttctttttgtcaccaaaatcaattaaaagatTGTCACCATTTTCAGATGAGTTACGAGATGTCTTAGTAGCGTTTTTACTTTCACTTCTATCGTTATTACTTGCAGCGTTTGACCAGACCCATTCACCTGAATCTTCACCTTGACCACTTTGAGAATATTCATTGACACTATGTCCCTTAAACCCCTGACTTACAGAAGAAGCTGGTGACATCAAATTGTCTTGGTAGATGGGAGAACTGTAAAAGAATGATTGATTCAttatattaattaaaaatgctATTAATGAAATATATATTCCTCACCATCCACCAGACAATGGTGCATATCCTCCACTGGTGCTTCCAGATAGAAGCGAAGATCTTTCCCCTGACACTCTGGGAGGTTCATCGTAATCACTGCGAGCGGAAGTAACAT
The sequence above is drawn from the Daphnia pulicaria isolate SC F1-1A chromosome 1, SC_F0-13Bv2, whole genome shotgun sequence genome and encodes:
- the LOC124320990 gene encoding probable tRNA N6-adenosine threonylcarbamoyltransferase — encoded protein: MVVSIGFEGSANKLGIGIIQDGIVLANPRRTFITPPGEGFKPVDTAIHHQSNIVLLLKEALDEAKIHPEEIDVVCYTKGPGLGAPLVSVAVFARTISQLWRKPIIGVNHCIGHIEMARLITSAKNPIVLYVSGGNTQIIAYSQKRYRIFGETIDIAVGNCLDRFARILKLSNYPSPGHNIEQLAKNGKIYVPLPYIVKGMDMSFSGVLTHIEDFAATLQEYSIEDLCFSLQETVFAMLVETTERAMAHCGSQEVLICGGVGCNLRLQEMMSEMCKERGAKVFATDERFCIDNGAMIAHAGAEMFRVGAVTSWKNTFCTQRYRTDEVEVNWRDEQ
- the LOC124320991 gene encoding inosine triphosphate pyrophosphatase-like translates to MGMAWHVLKCIVYLSICIESNRTVGVGLWKFEIILCILLFYALWNQQEMVSDFAWLYLEEEKWRTRKESKIGFIFPTRRSDLAIFWLTKVTIDNMSVRPITFVTGNIKKLEEVTAILGSNSLINVVRQNIDLPEYQGENPEYIVKEKCLAALKLINGPTLVEDTCLCFNALQGLPGPYVKWFLAKIGPAGLTDLLSRWEDKSAYALCLFAYSEGVGEEIHIFSGRTEGVIVTPRGPQDFGWDACFQPTGFALTYAEMEKTIKNSISHRRRALEAMKLYFSNKSS